The sequence CGGCTGCTGATCGTGGGCGGCTCGGTGGTGGCCGTCGAGATGGCCACCGCCTGGCAGGCCCTCGGCTCGCAGGTCACCGTCCTGGCGCGCGGCCCCGGACTGCTGCCGCGGATGGAGCCCTTCGCGGGAGAACTGGTCGCCGAGGCGCTGCGCGAGGCCGGGGCCGAGGTCCGCATCGGGGTGTCGGTGGAGGCGGTGGTCCGGGACGGCTCGACCGGTCCCGTCAGCGTGGTCCTTGAAGGCGGCGAGACGCTGGAGGGCGACGAGTTGCTGATGGCGACGGGGCGCGCGCCACGGACCGAGGACATCGGGCTGGACACCGTCGGGCTGCCCGCCGGTCGCTGGATCGACGTGGACGACACCTGCCGGGTGCCGGGGAACGACTGGCTGTACGCCGTCGGGGACGTCAATCACCGCGCGCTCCTGACCCACCAGGGCAAGTACCAGGCCCGGATCGCCGGCGCCGTGATCGCGGCCCGCGCGGCCGGTACCCCGCTGGACACCGCGCCCTGGGGCGCGCACACGCCGACCGCCGACATCCGCGCCGTTCCGCAGGCGGTCTTCACCGATCCCGAGGCCGCCGCCGTGGGTCTGACCCTGGCCGAGGCCGAACGGGCCGGGCATCGGGTGCGCGCGGTGGACTACGACATGTCCAAGGTCTCCGGCGCCGGTCTGTACGCCGACGGCTACAAGGGCCGGGCCCGCATGGTCGTCGACCTCGACCGCGAGGTCCTGCTCGGGGTGACCTTCGTCGGTCCCGGCGCCGCGGAGCTGATCCACGCGGCCACCGTCG comes from Streptomyces virginiae and encodes:
- a CDS encoding dihydrolipoyl dehydrogenase family protein, with the translated sequence MSEAVEYDVVVLGGGPAGENIVDRTRAAGLSTALVESELVGGECSYWACVPSKALLRPALARADARRVPGLAGAVQGPLDTAAVLAHRNYWTGDWKDQGQIDWIDSTGAHVYRGHGRLYGVRKVAVTSPEGEHHILSARHAVVVATGTRAVIPDLPGIAGARPWTSREATSAQEAPGRLLIVGGSVVAVEMATAWQALGSQVTVLARGPGLLPRMEPFAGELVAEALREAGAEVRIGVSVEAVVRDGSTGPVSVVLEGGETLEGDELLMATGRAPRTEDIGLDTVGLPAGRWIDVDDTCRVPGNDWLYAVGDVNHRALLTHQGKYQARIAGAVIAARAAGTPLDTAPWGAHTPTADIRAVPQAVFTDPEAAAVGLTLAEAERAGHRVRAVDYDMSKVSGAGLYADGYKGRARMVVDLDREVLLGVTFVGPGAAELIHAATVAVVGEVPIQRLWHAVPSFPTISEVWLRLLETYRG